ACTTTTGATACCATTTTTCATGCTGTTGAACTTCATCTTGTGTTTTTCCAGGAAGGTGTTCTAGAACTTCTTCCATAAATGTTGGCTTCCCTTTATGTTTGTTTCTCACCTTTACAAAGTTCTGGTGATCATAATCATCCCAGGCACCTTGTCGCCCTCCTGTTTGCTGAAGGAATTTTTCAAAATCTAGTACCTCTTCTGGAAGAGTACTTGGTGTTACTTTGTCTACAGGAACTTTGCTTGAGATTGCTCTGAAAGCTTTCTCTGTTTCTGAATTACCCAAAGCCCATGTGTCAATTTTTCTTGATATGGCACTCAACTCATTATTAGTTGTCTTCTCTTCTTTAATTAGCTCTtcatatctaaaattttaaaaataaagtttgaataAGAAGACAATCCATATTAACCCTTAATTTTCCATCAAATTTAAGATACCTGACTCTTTATATCATCTTCTCCACTTAAcattattaacatttataaatttaagcCTTAAAAGAGTCTCCTCAGAGATAAAAACAATCTTTCAAATTCTTATTTGGGATTTTATAGTaactaaatatgaataaaatttcgctttaaatatgaaaagccacctaaaactgaaaacaaaaaagatattataTTGCTTTTGTATAAGACTCAAATACATAATAACAGAAtgcattatatacaaaaatgtacTGGGGccagttattaaaaaataaaggtcaataattttatattaaaatgagtttaaaacATACATCAACCTCTGCTCTTCTTTAAAAGTGTTAATTGcattttcaatttcttccatCATTTCTCTGAGCTTCTCAACAACTGTAAAAGAAACACGGAAAATTATTTTGTGCCATTTTCCCATATGGCTAAAAGTTAAATATTAGGAAGAAAAAGTGGAATGTtctcctaattttaaaatatttcttagccTAAGGCATAAGAAAGTTGTGCTCAAAAGTGAATTTTTATGATTGCTATTTTTTCTGATTACAGACATTTTCCCTATATACTCATAtcataattatctccattttagagcTGAGGAAATGAAAGCTCAGATATatcaagtaacttgcctaaaattACATAGCCAACAAGTGAAAGATCAAAGGTTTGACCCAACACCTGTCTGATTCCTAAGTCCATACACCCTGAGACCTTTAATTTGTTGCTTTGATTCTCAGGAATGAATATTACAGTAAGCAAGGAGGTAGGGATAtaatttgtgggatttttttccaaaaactaGCATTTGTCCTAAATCAGTTTAACCTTTCCTTATGTATTAGAAATGCCTCTCAAAgacaattatttcaaaaagcaaatgaaGGGAAAACACTGGGACAGGATTAAGGAAATCaatcttttttccccttaattagCTGTTTTTTTAAACCTTTCTATAACATAGATTCCCAATCCTGTAAATGTCACTAGTATGTGTTCTGCCTACCTTATAATTTCTAAGGATTTGATAATACTTTAACGGATACACACAGAAATGCCCGATTATAGTTCTCCGGTGTAAACTTACTAAATCCTAACTGATAGAGTTTAGCTCCATTAATAAACTTATTAAGTCCTAACCAATAAAGTAGAGTTTAGCTCCATTAATAAACTTAAGTCCTAACCAATAAAGTAGAGTTTAGCTCCATTAATGCCAAACAGAAAATACTAACACATAAGAAAGATTATAATATCTAAATTTACTTACAATCAGGTGTAGGCTTCACATCTTTTAATTGATGCTGAAGTTTCTTTACATTATTATGTATTTTGGCCAATTGTTGCTGGATTTTTGCTCCTATAAGAAAGAAGTATgcactttaaaataattctgtgacAAATGTGGTTACAATTCAGGAATCTACATGTAAGACTGATCACTGTTAGTAAAAGCCAAGAGCaattaaataaagaacaaaagatatTTATGTCAAAACATTAATACTTTAAGTACCTTTGTTCTAAATAAAGCATCCTTCAATatctttcaatatttaaaagcatAATGGGTTAAGTCTTACTATAACCCGTGCTaaggaaatgtctttttttccccttctgtgtAGATTGAGTTATTGGACATtgttttacatgtaaatattAGCAGTTTCAGCatagtttttgttctttaatagtgtttcatttctttttaatttgttataaCTTATGGAAATAGAATTTGGTCTTAACTCTATTGTGGGAATATTAAAACTATTTAGTTAATTCTGTGAATACTGAGAAACTTCCCATTGAGAATTAATTTCATCCAACCAAATCTTCTAGGAAAGGGGCAGGTGATACTCATTGTTATCACTGGCACGGCCCTGAGGAGGTGCCTCAGGTATCATTCAGTGGTATACTATGCCACAGGTCGCCAAGCTCAATCAAAGGACCAGCCTGGAGTAAAATATTAGGCCCACAATAAAGCCTGAAAAGTAAATGAGAGTCTCAACGATTCTTTCAAATTGTCTTTATCAGCATAAAGGattcttctttcatatttttttctgaaggaatAATCTTActttaatatttacttaaattaCTAGGCTAATGTCAAAATATTCGCATTCTTATAATAGTAATACTATTATTTTATCATCTTGGGGTATTTTATGCACcctcctcttttttgtttttgcaacttTTCCACAAATAAGCACAAAGCACCAAAGGCTCTGTACAAAAGTccttaaaagtaattatttttttaagaaaaagtttaccTATAGGTTTGCAGTCAGTGTGAACAtccaaaataaacctcttaaTACGTATATGACAACTTTGGCTTGTTCtgtgtttttcattaaaattcaagAATTCCATAAAGGCAGAAACTTTTTGTAATTTACTTTGTAGGGTCTTACTGTTGAACTTTAGGTCATGAAACCTCTCTAGTAAAGTAATTAGGAAAGTGTTTTTTGTTGCTTCATTTTAGCCTTAGTTTGATCAGCTACCAAAATATCACTACAAGGCtgataatctttttattttatttattcatttggatAGATAGACAAATCATTTAAGTACAATATGACATAAATGCAGACTAAAATTGAGGTATGCTATTGGAGGTAAGGAATAGGTATTTCTACTGCTCAGCTGTAATATATGAAGGGAAAACTTCTCTACACTAAGGCAAGCATTCTTTACTCTCCTAGACAGGAAAAACATAAAGTGTAGTAACACTACACTTTATAAGAgcaaaacttataaaaataacttaaaaaaataagcaaaactataGAACAAAGTGAAATAGATTGGTACAAATAAAGTTGCCATAATAAAGGGAAAATCAAGTGACCTAAAATTTGCACAAAATTTTACTTATTGGCATTACTGAGACATAGAAAAATCAGCCTCCCAGTTGTCTACAAAAGAACTgagggaaataaagaaatattgaatCAGGGGTGTCTC
The genomic region above belongs to Homo sapiens chromosome 5, GRCh38.p14 Primary Assembly and contains:
- the CCDC112 gene encoding coiled-coil domain-containing protein 112 isoform X1; translation: MAALTTVVVAAAATAVAGAVAGAGAATGTGVGATPAPQQSDGCFSTSGGIRPFHLQNWKQKVNQTKKAEFVRTAEKFKNQVINMEKDKHSHFYNQKSDFRIEHSMLEELENKLIHSRKTERAKIQQQLAKIHNNVKKLQHQLKDVKPTPDFVEKLREMMEEIENAINTFKEEQRLIYEELIKEEKTTNNELSAISRKIDTWALGNSETEKAFRAISSKVPVDKVTPSTLPEEVLDFEKFLQQTGGRQGAWDDYDHQNFVKVRNKHKGKPTFMEEVLEHLPGKTQDEVQQHEKWYQKFLALEERKKEQSHEVCL